ACCCAATTTTATCTTTATGAATCGAGAAGGCTTAACTATGGAGCCGGGATTTATGTTAGAATGCCTATTTTTTATGCTGTGGACCGAAAAAATGAGATTAATAAAAAGAAAAAATACAGAGAAATAGCCATTGTTAACAGAGAAATTCATGTAAGGGTTATTAGACAAGAAGTTATTGCAACATATAACATATTAATGCAACAACAGGAAATTTTAAAAATAACCAATGATTATCAGCAAGTTGCTGATATGATGATGCGTAACGCAGAAAATATGTTCTTAATAGGTGATATACCGCCTGAAGAATATGCCCGACAAAAAGATTATCAAACCAGGGGAGCTACTGATTACGCCTTAACGGTAGGAAGATTTAATAGTGCGTATACTTTACTTGAGGAATTAGTAGGTATCAGGTTTAATCTCATTAATGTATTAAAATAATGGATTTACACAAAGTTATACAACTGATAAAAAGACATTTGTTTTTACTTATTGCGATACCATTATCCATGGCATTACTCGTATACATATTCACGCGTAATCAAGCAAAAACCTATTCTTCAGAAGTTATTATTTATACAGGGATTGCCACCGGTTATTCAATTGAATCGACAAACAGTAGGTCTGTCGATTATTTTTCAACAAATATCCAATTTGATAATCTAATAAATCTCATTAAAGCAAATCAAACGATTGAGAATACGGCGATACGACTCTTAGCCCAAGATATCTCACTTGAAGAACCCAATCCACAATATATCTCAGCCAGTAATCATGCCACATTACACCAAATTGTTCCAAAACACGTAAAAGACTTGGTAGTAAAAAATGGAAAGATGGGATTGGCAAGAGATAAAGAAGAGCAAATAAGAAGACTTGAACAGGAAATACAAGGACTTGAACAACAAATTTCGTCAAAAAAATCAAACGAATTATTAGGCGCCACATCCAACACTTCAAATACTTCTACTCAACCTCAGACTAATATAGATAAATCGGATAATAGTATATTTCACACCGTACGCCCCGGTGAAACCTTATACTCTATTGCTGCGATGTATAATATCAGTGCAGGCGAAATTGTGGATCAAAATAATTTGAGAAATAATTCAGTAAATGTGGGACAAACTTTGATTATTCATAAAGAACTTCCTACCGACTATTTATATCACATTGTAAAACCGGGAGAAAATGTTTACACTATATCCCGGCTATATAATACAAGTATCAATGATATCAGAAGGCAAAATAATCTATATTCAGATGATTTGATTGTTGGCAACAGACTTATGATAAAAAAGATTACTCCAACTGCCTCAGGGTATACTGATAATTCAACCAATCAAATTAATACCTCAACGGTAATCATTAACCCGGACGAAGCAAAGATTGATTTTAGCAGGTTTGAATGGCCATATAAAAAAGACCCTGTAATACCTCCTTATATCAGAAAGGATGACTTTTATCATACAGTTGATAATTTCACTAATTATTATAATTCCAGCGATACAAATTTTATTTACGAATTGCTGCATTATAATCATCCTCATTATAGTGTTGCAAGTATTAAGTCTAATTCCGGAGTTTACAGAGTAAGCAATTCCGATTTTATTCGAGTTTCATATCAGGCAGATGATCCCGGTATTTGTCAACAAACACTTAAAATACTGGCTGAAGTATTCATAAAGAACTACACCATGCTGAAATCAAATGAAACAGATGAAGTTGTAGCATATTACCAAAGAAAAGTGGAAGAAGCTGATGCAAAGTTACAGGATGCTGAAGATAGGCTTCTTGAATTTAACAAAGAAAATAATATTATTAACTATTATGAGCAAAGTAAATACATTGCGGCACAAAAGGAAGATTTAGATCTTTACTATCAAAACGAACAAATTAGGCTTGCATCAGCTTCAGCTGCTTTACGAGAACTGAAAACAAAACTGATGGGAAAAGACAGCATCTATTTAAAGAGCGATATCATCATGCAAAAAATGAAACGGATCTCAGAAATATCTGAACTGGTTATCATTAATGAAATATCTACCGAATATGACCCCTACATTGGCTCTAATCTGGTTAACCTAAAAGCTGAAGCCAAAAGAATTAAGGATGAGGTAAAGGCCCATGTTGATCAATTATTTTTATATTCCAGATCAAATGAAGGAATCCCCATTAAAGATTTACTTGTGGAGTACATGAACAATAACATTTCTTTCGTTGAAGCTCAGGCAAGTTTACGGGTACTTAGTAATAGAAAACAAGATTTCACGCGTATCTATCAAATTTTTGCTCCTTTAGGTGCTATGTTAAAACGGATTGAAAGAGAAATAAGTGTAGCGGAGCAATCTTATCTGGAGTTTTTGCATAGTTTCAATGTGGCAAAAATGGAACAACAAAACAATTTACTATCTTCCAATATTAAAATTGTTGATGAGCCATCGTTCCCACTGCAGGCAAATCCATCACGAACCAAACTATTGATCTTAGTAGCAGGCGTATTTGGATTCTTCATTGTCGCCTTCATAATTTTAATGCTTGAGTATTTTGATACCAGTGTTAAAAATCCATCGGCAGTTGAAAAATCAACAAATCTTAAATTAGCCGGTGCATATCCTATCGTGGAACCCGGTCGGGATTGTTCATATACCTGTAACCGTCTGACGGAAATGCTTTTACAACAAATAAAATTGCATATCACCCATAATTCAATATTCACCTCCGAAAAGCCATACCTGATTTTAATATTTAGTACTCAGCGACAAGTTGGGAAAACAACTGTTGCAACAGCACTAATTAATAAACTGCGTTCTTATGGCGAAAAAGTATTGTTTTTGAATTATTCAAAAGATGAAACAACTACTGAGGGCAATGATTTTGACAGTACCATTACCTACCAAATCGATAATAAATTTGTGGAAATCAAACATATTAATGAGTTATTGCTAAGTAATTACCTTAGACAAGACAATTATAAGTATGATTATATTTTCTTAGAAATCCCTGCAATTATTTTCAATTCATATCCATTTGAGTTAATGAGTTCAGTTGATGTACCGTTACTTATCATTAAAGCAAATGACTATTGGAGAATTTCGGATTCTGCAGCACTAAAAACTATGCAGGAAGTATCAAGAGAAAAGCCCATGGTCGTTCTAAATCTAACAGAACTGAACTCTTTAGATGATATAATCAATGATATTCCTGAAAATGAGCAAAGATCGTTAAGAAAAAAGTTAAAAACCATTATTACCTATCCTTTCAGATTAAGGGTCAAGGTAAGGGTTGAATAAAACGACAATTGTGAAATCTAACTTTTTTAAAGCACTAAGTAACGATAACTTCTTATCGTTGGCGAGTAATCTTGGGGCTGCTATTTTTAGGGTTTTAAGCTTCATGTTGCTGGTACGTTCACTTGAACCAAATATTTTTGGTGAATGGGTTATTTTTGTTACGGCCGGGAATTTTTTTGAAATGTTACGGTTCGGTCTTACCAGAACGGCCATCATTAGATTTCTATCAGGAGCAAAAAATGATGATCGAAAAAAACTAATAGGTACGAATTGGGTGCTTGGGCTCATGGCGACTATACTTCTTGCCATTATTATTTGGATTGCTTATTTTCTATTTCCAACAACCATCGAGGGATCAGGCTATTCCTTGTTTTTTATATGGTACCCTATTCTTTCTTTTGCCAACTTGCCTTTCAATCTTGCAATATCAGTTTTATATGCTGATCAAAAGTTCGGAAAAATATTATTGGTCAATTTATTAAGAGATGGTGGATTTTTCATCTTTCTAATTATTAATTTTTTATTTTTCCACTTAGGGATCATGCCAATTCTATACGCTTTTTTGACCATTAATTTAGCCGTTTCTATTCACTCCATGTTAAATAAATGGGATGGTTATCATTATATCTTTAATGCTAATAAGCAAACAAATAAAACCATATTAAATTTTGGAAAATATACTACCGGAACATTGATTGGGGCCAATTTATTAAAAAGCTCAGATGTGGTTCTCTTAGGATTAAGCCCTTTTATTGGGACTGTTGGTGTTGCTTTATATAGTGTACCTTTAAGATTGACCGAGATTTTGGAAATCCCATTAAGGAGCTTTGCAGCGACTGCATTCCCCAAGATGTCAAAAGCCAGTATTGAGAACAATATGGACGAAGTTAAGCGTTTATTTTATTCCTATTCAGGTGCACTCACTTTTGTGATTTTGCCTGTTATTATTTTCGCATTCATCTTTTCGGAACAATTTGTACATGTACTTGGTGGGCCCGAATATATTGTAACACAAAATATCTTTAGATTTTTCTGTATTTATGGACTTTTCATTGCAGTAGATAAATTTACCGGAATTGCATTGGACAGTATTAACCAACCTAAAAAGAATTTTATTAAAGTAATTTATATGGCGCTTGCGAACATTTTTGGTGATATATTCATGATTTTCTATCTGGGCAAATTCATATTCTTCTTATCAATTGCCGGAATTATACTGTCCAACTATATGCCTTTATTCCCTATTGAAATATTTACTTATGAACTTACTGTAATTAATATATTGGAATTGGTAGCGCTGGTAACAATTTTGTTCACAATTATAGGTATCATAGTCGGATTATATTATCTGAACAATGCGCTTTCTTTATCCTTACGAAGAATTTTTACGGATGGCTGGAAGTTTTTCATAATCATCATTAAGGATATTAAGTCTGCTATTGTTCAATAAAATCTTTGTAACTTTATCAAATGCAAAGTTAACTATGTTTAATAGACTAAAGAGATATACTGGCTCATATAAGCTCAACGACCCAATATTCATGATTGGCATGTTTGCGATTGCTGTATTATTCAGTTTTATTTTGACACAAGTTAAATTACAATTTGCATTGGTACTAATGCTGCTTCCTTTAGTGTTAGTTTATCTAAATCGATTATTTACCCATCCAAGGTTAGGACTGATTACAATTATTATATTAGCCTGGTTGGCTGTCGGAATAACTAGATACATTACCGGGATTCCGTTTGGGCTAACTATTGACTTTTTTTTAGTTCTGACCTTGGTCGCAGTATTTTTCCGAACCTTTTATGATGGAATAGATACAAAAGCATTTAATAATGACATTGTTATATTGCTTACTCTTTGGTTTCTTTATGCGGCAGCAGAAATATTGAACCCTGAAGCTTTAAGCAAGACTGCCTGGTTTTACGCTATGCGCGGTGTAGCCTTATATTCGATGTTAACAGTCCCTTTAGTTTTCCTGCTTTTCAGAAAGGTTAAACACCTCAATTTATTCTTGTACATGTGGGGAGTCATCTCAATTCTGGGGTCGTTAAAAGGAATGCAGCAAGTTTATCTTGGTCTTGATTATGCAGAACAACGCTGGCTTGATCAGGTTGGATATATCACGCACGTATTATTCGGGGAGCTTAGGGTGTTCTCATTCTATACTGATGCCGGTCAGTTTGGAGCTGCACAGGGAGCTGCAGGTATTGTTGGACTTCTAGTTGCACTTAACTCAAAAAAACCAGTGGATATTATTTTCTTTCTAATAATGGGTATAACCGGAATTTGGGGGATGATGATTTCAGGAACAAGGGGTGCAATTATTGTGCCCTTGATTGGTGCCTTATTATATCTGATTCACAGGAAAAACCTAAGAGTTATTATGCTGGGCTTAGTTTTAATAGCTGGGATTTATGTTTTCTTTAAATATACATATATCGGCTCAGGCATTTCTCAAATCAGGCGTATGCGTACTGCTTTTTTTCCTGCAGATGATGCATCTCTGCAAGTTCGTCTTGATAACAGAAGGGTTCTGCAAGTTTATTTATCATCCCGACCCTTCGGCGGTGGAATTGGTAGTGCCGGTAACTGGGGTCAACGATTCTCTCCAAATGGATTTTTAGCTAATGTTGCTACTGACAGTTGGTACGTTCAAATATGGGCGGAGATGGGTATTATTGGTTTGACATTTCACTTATTTATCCTTGCATTTATTCTAACCAAATCCTCATACTTAATAATGTTTCGGGTGAAAGACCCCGAGCTTCGGGGTAAACTGAGTGCATTAGCTTGCGCCTATGCAGGAGTGTTAGGTGCCAGCTATGGAAATGGTGTGCTTGGTCAAATTCCAACAGGTATTTTAACTTACATTAGTTGGGGCTTTCTGTTCATGGCTCCAATGTTAGATCGGGAAGTTAGAGGAATAACCGATTCTGCTAACTAGTTTGGTTTTTCTTCCCAATAATGTATTCTATAAGTCTTTTTCCATGAACAGCAAAACGTTGTTTAAATGCTTCCCATATTCCACCATCAAATACAATCCTTCGTGAAGAAGTAATCACAACAGCTCTCGGATTGCTAACTAATCTCAGTTTCCCTTTTTTCTGAAGGTTTAAAGCCATTGTTCCATCTTCCGATTCTTCTGTAAAATACTTACTATCTTTAGTATTATTAAATACCCGAACATTTTTCACTTTAAATCCACCTGTTGTTCTGCCAATTTCTGTTACCAAACCCATGGTGAAGCCCATTACATTAAGATATTCACGCTTACGCATCCGGATTCTAACTAAAATGCCAACAATTCTTTCATAAATCCACATCGAGAGCCTACTTACTCCAATCGGGGGTATAAAAGCATATCTTCCGTATACACCCATTATATGTTCATTCCTCTCCATTGGCTTGATCATTAAATCAACCCATCTTGGTGGATATAAGGTATCAGAATCTGCACATAAATGATACTTACCTTTACAATTATCCAAACCACATTGTCTGGCAAAAGAAGTTCCTTGTTTTGGCTCAAAATAATTTCTCACACCTAATTCATCAAGCACCTTTTGAGTATTGTCGGTTGAATTATTGTTTATTACTACTATTTCTACTTCATTTTTCGTTGTACTTGCAGCTAAAGAAGATAGTGTCCGGAAAATATTATCTGCTTCATTCCAGGCAGGAATAACAATAGAAACCAACGGATTTTCAGACTGAAACTTTTTAATTCTATTCTTGATATCTGTTAATTCCTCAGTAGTTAAGTCACTATATTTCTTATTTGAATATAAATGAGGTTTAATCCATTTTGGAAGACTTATTCCTATCATATTATTAATTGATGCTTTGAGTAAAAATTAAAAATTTGGCTAATTTAGTAATTTATAAGCATGATATAAACTCTGTTGTGGCTCTATTTTATATTCCAATGATTTCATATGATTATTTAGCTCATTTATGTCGTAGGAATCATAGGTCGGTTCATAAATGATGTGTTCAAACTTCTTACTTAAATCAAAATTCAATGATTTAATAATTGGGAATTCGGCTCCTTCACAATCCAATTTTAATAAATCACATTTATTACTTATTTTGTTTGCCGTAAGTGCCTTGGCTAATGTCACCAATTCAATTTCAACAAAATTTTCGCTTACGTTTTCAGAAAAAATACTGTGCCCTCCTATATTAGTGGGATGAATATACAATTTACTTTTGCCAGATTGATCACTAACAGCAATAGGTAAAACCTGAACATCTGATAATGCATTCATTTTAATTGTCTCATTCAATTGATCTATGCAAGGAGGGTATGGTTCAAAACAATAAACCTTTGAATTGGGATACAATTGTTTCATCCTGAGTGCAAAAAATCCGGTATTTGCACCAACATCAAAAATTACAGGTTCTTCACTATTGAGTTGAACGTCGTAGCATTTGTCGATAAAAATTTCATTATAAATATAAAACGACATAAAATCATAAATTTTGATACGCTTTCCATCTTTGAATTTTAATGTGATGATAAGGTTATTAAAAACAGGGAATAATTTAAGTGTGGAACCCATATAAAATGAGCAAGGATTTTTTAAATTCTTCCATTGTTTTTTAATCTTCGCCAGTGAAGTGAATTGTTCAAATAACCAATTTAATTTAAAGGAACCTTTCATAGTAACGTTTTCAGATATATCTATATTTTAGTTTTTTCGGGCAAGTGCCCAAACTACTACAGGGAAATAGGCTTGGTTTTTTAATGATCCAAACCAACCTCTTGGAGCCCAACCTCGACGCAGGTTTGCTCTTACACAGCTTTTATTCCCCCACGAATAAGTTTTAATATTTTCCAGATCAAAACCGCATTCATGCAAAAAATATTTCATACCAGTTTCGGTCCATCGCGTACAATCTTCCGGCATGGGATGGATTTTAATTAAGAATGGGGTTGCTACTAAAAAATAAGCTCCGGGCTTTAACATTTCATAAACATTTTTTGCTGCACGATATGGATATAATAAATGCTCAAAAATCTGATCTGCTATGATTAAATCAAACTGCTTATCCAGCTTATCTTTACAAATATCGAACTCTGGATACTCAGTTGCCTGATACGATTTAAAACCCAAATGCTGCCAGTTGTCAGCACCTGATATTTCTAGTGTGTCCAATTTTTCCGGATGTAGCTGGTTTAACAGAGCATAACATTCTCTGTACATGACCGTTCTAACCCATTGCTTATGATCATATCGAATAAACTTAAGTATTGGTATGATTTTTTCTTTATTATCTTGCAGCCAACCCATAAGAAAGTTTAATTAATTAATTATGTAATTTAAATTTAGCCTTTGTTTAGTGACGTTAAATATAAAAAAAAATTAGGATTTTTTTAATCAAAACATTCGATAGCAATATTATCAGAAAATAGAGACATATCCAGCATTTAGGATATTTACTAAATTTACATAAAAAAATCTCAAAGAACGGATGAACAACACCCCACTGGTTTCTATAATTACAGTTAACTATAACAGGTTACAAGATACAATCGAACTGTTTGAATCTATTGGCAAGATTACGTATTCAAATATTGAACTAATCCTCATTGACAACGGATCAGATGATGATCTGGCTTTATTAGAACGAAAATTTCCAAACTTAAGACTTATCAAAAATGAAAATAATTTGGGGTTCGCAGCAGCCAATAATATCGGAATTAAACTGGCTAAGGGCAAGTACATTTTATTGATAAATAATGATGTAATTGTTACTCCTGATTTTTTAACAAGTTTGGTTCGGAAATTAGAGAAGGAGCAAAGCATTGGAATCGTAAGTCCAAAAATATATTATTATTACATACCGGAGATGATTCAATATGCAGGATTTACCGACATTAACCCTATTACCATTCGTAATAAGGGTATTGGATTCAATGAGCTTGAGTCGGGTAAATATGACGAAGAAAAAGAGACTTATTATGCCCACGGTGCGGCCTTTTTATTTCGAAGTGAACTTATTGATAAAATCGGGTTTATGAGTGAAATATTTTTTCTTTATTATGAAGAAATGGACTGGTGCAAACGAGTAAGAAACAGCGGATATAAAATTTATTATATACCTCAATCAATCATTTATCATAAAGATTCTGCTACGACAGGTGCCGATAGTCCTCTGAAAACCTATTATTTAAATCGCGGTCGGCTAATATATATGCGTAGAAATGTAAAATTTCCTTTATTGATTTTAAGTGGTTTGTATCAGGTTTTATTTGCTTTCCCAAAGAATTATCTCAGATTGCTGATTCAAAAAAAATGGACCCATGCCCATGCTTATAAAAATGCTTTTCTTTGGTTTTATAAACATTTTTTTTCAAAAAAAATATTGGTAGATCAGTTTAAATTTGATCTTGACAGGAGATTATAGTAACTTGCCGACAAATCACATTAGACTCTATGATCCCTAAAAAGAGGAGAACTGAATATCCGCTTATCTCAATAATAACAGTTAACTATAACCATTCGGAGGTTACTTGTGAACTCATTGAATCATTGAACAAAATTTCGTATCCAAATATTGAAATTATTGTAATTGATAATTGTTCGCCCGATGATGATCCCAAGTTAATAAAAAGAAGATTTCCTAATATTATATTGGTTGAAAACCCTATCAATTATGGTTTTGCAGCCGGAAACAATTATGGTTTGATGAGAGCCCGTGGGAAATATGTTTTATTGCTTAATAATGACACTGTTGTTACCGAAAACTTTATTGAACCTTTATTAGAGAAACTGGAATCTGACTTATCAATTGGTGCCGTTAGCCCTAAAATTAGATTTTTTCACACACCCGACACCATTCAGTACGCCGGATATACACCTATTGATAATCGAACCATGCGTAATTTTTCAATAGGTTACAACGAAGTTGATAAAGGACAGTACGATCATGATAGGGAAACTGCTTATGCACATGGAGCAGCCATGATGGTTCCAATGGAAATTGTAAAGCAAATTGGGATGATGTCTTATATTTTCTTTTTGTATTATGAAGAAGCCGATTGGTGTGCCCGGATTCACAAAGCAGGTTATAAAATGTTTTATGTTCATGATTCTCTGATTTACCATAAGGAATCCATCTCAACAGGCAAATTGAGCCCAATGAAAATATACTATCAGAATAGAAATCGTCTGGTATTCATGAGAAGAAATATCAAAGGAAAAGATTTTTACATAGGAATTTTCTATCAGTTATTCGTCGCAATACCAAAAAATGCATTAAAATTTTTCTTTAAAGGGAAGTTCCAGCTATTCCATGCCTATAATCGAGCAATTGGTTGGCATTTAAAAAATTTATTTAATAAGGAAATACATGAGAACCCCATGTTATAGTATTTTTTATTTCGTATTTTTATTCAAATATTTAAGAAGGCACAGATGATATTTATCACCATATTACAGTTAATGATCCTGCTATACCTTGGGCTGGCCTCATTATACATATTTGTATTTGCCCTGGCTTCCTTTTTTTACAAAGAAAAAAAAGGTGTATCTACCAATAAAATAAGAAAGTTTTTAGTACTCATTCCGGCATATAAGGAAGACGTTGTTATTGTTAATGTGGCGAAAGACGCTTTAAATCAGGATTATCCCAGCGAGTTGTATGATGTTTATGTACTAGCTGATCAACTTCAAAAATCAACAATTGAAAAAATCAAAGCTTTTTCTGTAAATGTAATTGAAGTTTCTTTTGCGATTAGCACAAAAGCAAAGTCTATTAATGAAGGCCTTAGAATAGCAGGCGAAGGTTATGATGCTGTTGTAATATTGGATGCAGATAATTTAATGGATTCGAACTTTATTAGCCGATCCAATGAATTAATGAATTCGGGAATTGAAGTAATACAAGGACACCGGGTTGCAAAAAATATGGATACCCATTTTTCTATTCTGGATGCAATAAGCGAAGAAATTAATAATAGTGTTTTCAGAAAGGGGCATGTTGCTTTGGGTTTATCGGCAGCACTCATTGGTTCGGGAATGGTTATTGAATACAACATTTTTAAAAAAATAATGGCAAAAGCCGACACATTTGCCGAAGATAAAGAACTTGAATTTAAATTATTATTGAATAAACATTCAATTGAGTATTTGGATAGTGTATATATTTATGATGAGAAAGTTAGTAAACCCGAAGTCTTTGTAAAACAACGCTCTCGTTGGTTGGCATTTCAGCTGATTTATGCAAAGAGATTTGTTTTTGACGCTTTTGTCGAATTATTTGTTCGGGGCAATGTTGATTTCTTCGATAAAGTGATGCAACAACTTCTACCTCCTCGTATTATACTGCTTGGGTTAACTTTCATCATAAGCTTATTCTCTATACTATTTAATTCAGGCTTTCTTTTTTACGCTTGGTTTGCACAGGCAACTCTTTGCTTTCTCGGAATTTTCATGGCTGTTCCAAAACAATTTTATAATATCAATGCCGTAAAAGCAGTTTTTAGCCTGCCACTTGGGTTCATATTGATGTTCAAATCTTTATTCCGTTATCAAGATGCAAAAAAGAATTTTGAACCTACACCTCACATTCATTCTACCATAAATAGAGGAAACCATGCTGTTAAACCTAAAAAAACTTAACAATGATTTTTACTGATATTTTGCAATTCATTTTGATCATATATTTAGGGTTATCAAGCTTTTACATTTTCATTTTCGCATTTGCCAGCATTTTTGCAGTTCGCCCCAAAATGCCATCATTTAATGCGATGAGGAAATATGCCGTATTGATACCCGGATACAAAGAAGATCAAGTTATTATTGATGTTGCCGCTGACGCTTTAAATCAGGATTATCCCAAAGAATTCTATGACGTTATCGTTATTGCAGATTCGTTTAAAAAGGAAACCCTAGATGAACTTTCAAAGCTAAATGTGAGGATTATTGAAGTTAGCTTCGAACTTAGCACCAAGTCAAAAGCATTAAATGCAGCAATGAATGAATTGGGTGATGATTATGATGTGGCTGTTGTTTTGGATGCAGATAACATTATGCAAGTTGACTTTATTTCAAAAGTTAACCGAGCATTTAACCTTGGATTTACTGCTGTACAAGGTCATCGGGTCGCAAAAAACACTAACACAAACTTCGCCATACTTGATGCCATAAGTGAAGAAGTCAATAACCGGATTTTCAGAAAAGGACATCGTGTTTTGGGTTTATCTGCCGCATTAATCGGATCAGGAATGGCCATTGATTATAAGTATTTCAAAAATATGATGAAATCAATTAAAGCCGTTGGTGGTTTTGATA
The DNA window shown above is from Bacteroidota bacterium and carries:
- a CDS encoding glycosyltransferase family 2 protein, yielding MIPKKRRTEYPLISIITVNYNHSEVTCELIESLNKISYPNIEIIVIDNCSPDDDPKLIKRRFPNIILVENPINYGFAAGNNYGLMRARGKYVLLLNNDTVVTENFIEPLLEKLESDLSIGAVSPKIRFFHTPDTIQYAGYTPIDNRTMRNFSIGYNEVDKGQYDHDRETAYAHGAAMMVPMEIVKQIGMMSYIFFLYYEEADWCARIHKAGYKMFYVHDSLIYHKESISTGKLSPMKIYYQNRNRLVFMRRNIKGKDFYIGIFYQLFVAIPKNALKFFFKGKFQLFHAYNRAIGWHLKNLFNKEIHENPML
- a CDS encoding glycosyltransferase, encoding MIFITILQLMILLYLGLASLYIFVFALASFFYKEKKGVSTNKIRKFLVLIPAYKEDVVIVNVAKDALNQDYPSELYDVYVLADQLQKSTIEKIKAFSVNVIEVSFAISTKAKSINEGLRIAGEGYDAVVILDADNLMDSNFISRSNELMNSGIEVIQGHRVAKNMDTHFSILDAISEEINNSVFRKGHVALGLSAALIGSGMVIEYNIFKKIMAKADTFAEDKELEFKLLLNKHSIEYLDSVYIYDEKVSKPEVFVKQRSRWLAFQLIYAKRFVFDAFVELFVRGNVDFFDKVMQQLLPPRIILLGLTFIISLFSILFNSGFLFYAWFAQATLCFLGIFMAVPKQFYNINAVKAVFSLPLGFILMFKSLFRYQDAKKNFEPTPHIHSTINRGNHAVKPKKT
- a CDS encoding glycosyltransferase family 2 protein, with the protein product MRKYAVLIPGYKEDQVIIDVAADALNQDYPKEFYDVIVIADSFKKETLDELSKLNVRIIEVSFELSTKSKALNAAMNELGDDYDVAVVLDADNIMQVDFISKVNRAFNLGFTAVQGHRVAKNTNTNFAILDAISEEVNNRIFRKGHRVLGLSAALIGSGMAIDYKYFKNMMKSIKAVGGFDKEIELQILKETRIIGYLDDAYVYDEKVQKAEVFSNQRRRWLSAQIHYFSKDFLNSVKHLFKYRNFDYFDKAIQFIQPPRIMLLGLLGIINILSILFNSNEWMMAWLYVLAAVILTFIFSIPGKFYNFKTLFALITLPKAFFLMFLSLLRVRGANKKFIHTEHTST